Genomic segment of Acidobacteriota bacterium:
GCAGCGCCGCGCTGCTGGCGGCCGCGGCCGTGGCAGGCACGGGCGGGGTGTTCCGGCGGGTACTGGTGTGGATCGTCATCGTGAAACTGGCGTGCTACCTCTTCTGGATCTCGTCCCACAGCGACTTTCTCATCGTCATCGTCGATTACTCATCGGCGCTTGTCGGCGTGGTGCTGCTCGCGTGGCTGACAAGGCCGAGCGGTCTCACCAACGCCGCGGGCTGGATCACGGCCGGAGTCGGGGTATCCGTCGTAGCAGCGCTCATCCAGGTACTTCGGATTGCGCCGCACCCGCAGTTCAACCACAATGATCTGTTTCACGTGGTCCAGACAGGGGCGTTGTACCTGTTGTACCGGGGCGGTCTGCTGATGCGCGACGCCCGCTGAGCGAGAAAATGGGGTCAGACCCCATTTTTCCGGCCCGACCGCGAAAAAGGGGTCTGACCTCAATTATCGGTTGCGGTAGACTTCGTGCGCGCCCGCTCGCTCGCGGGTCTGAGGACCCGGGTCCTAACTGGAGGATGCATGTCCACGCCCGTTGCCGCGCCGGAGACGAGCGCCCTTCCCGCCAACGCCTACAAGATGCTCCAACCGGGAGAGACGTATCAGCCCGTGGTGCCGGCCAGCTCCGTGATGGCGGAGACCACCTGGCGCTCGGTGCTTTGGGGCCTGGTCTTCTGCGTGATCTTCACCCTGGCGTCGGCATACTCCGGGCTCAAGGTCGGCCAGGTGATGGAAGCGGCGATCCCGATCTCGATTCTGGCGATTGGCCTGGCGCGCGTGTATCGCCGCCGTTCGACGCTGCTCGAAAACGTCATCATCACGGGCATCGGGGGCACGTCGGGCGCGGTGGTGGCGGGCGCGATCTTCACGCTGCCCGCACTCTACATCCTGAACCTCAACCCGCACCCCGTGCAGACCATCTTCATCTGCCTGGCTGGCGGATGCCTCGGGCTGCTGTTCCTGATCCCGCTGCGGCGGTACTTCGTGCGCGAGATGCACGGCCAGTTCCCGTACCCCGAGGCCACGGCGATCACCGAAGTGCTGGTCACCGGCGAAAAGGGCGGCTCGCAAGCCAAACTGCTCGTTCAAGCCACCATCATCGCCGGCGTGTACGATTTCTTCGTCACGACCTTCCAGGTGTGGAAGGAGTACATCGACTTCCGGTTCGTGCCGGTTGTCAAGTCGCTGGCCGACAAGGCCAAGATCGCCACCAGTTTCGACGCGGTCGCCTTCATCCTCGGCCTCGGCTACGTGATGGGTCTGCGGTCGTCGATGCTACTGGTGGCCGGCGGCGTGCTGGCCAACTTCGTCCTGGTGCCGCTCATCTGGATGATTGGCCAGAACTTCCCGGACGGGATTGTTTCGCCCGGGACGATCCCCATCGCCGACATGACGGCCACGCAGATTTTCCGAGGCTACGTGCGGTTTGTCGGCGTCGGGGCGATCGCGACGGCAGGCCTGTTCGGCATCATCAAGTCGCTGCGCATCGTTGCCGGGTCGTTCGGCATTGCCTTCAAGGCGTTCCGAGCCGGCAAGGCCGCCACTGAGGAGCGCACGGATCGTGATCTCCCGTTGATGGCCCTGCTGCTGGGCGTCGTGGTGTCGGCACTCGGCATCGCCGTGTTCTTCGGCAGGCTGGCGCCGTCATTCACGGTGCTGCTGGTTGGCCTGGCCATGACGCTGGTGTTCTCGTTCTTCTTTGCGTCGGTGGCCGCCAACGCGATTGCCACCGTGGCCCGGAACCCGGTGTCTGGCATGACCATGCTGACGATCATCTTCTCGTCGGTGGTCTTGCTCGAGTTTGGTCTGTCGGGTCAGACCGGGATGTTCTTCGTGATGGCGATCGCCGGCATGGTCTGCACGGCGCTCTCGGTGTCGGGACAGATGATCACCGACCTGAAGACCGGGTACTGGCTCGGGTCGACGCCCGCCGCGCAGCAGCGTGTCAAGCTGCTCGGCGTTGTCGCCTCCGCTCTGGCGGCCGGTCTGGCCATCGTCATGCTGGCCCAGGGATACCAGTTCGGTGAGGCGGTCGCGGGCAACGCCAAGCAGGTGCTCGCCGCGCCCCAGGCGTCGATCATGAAGGCGCTGGTCGAGGGCTTCATGAGCCACCAGCCGGTGGCCTATCTCTTGTTTGCCGCGGGCGCCATGATTGCGGTGACGATGGAGATGTTGAGCGTGCCGCCACTGGTCTTCGCGCTGGGGATGTATCTCCCGCTCGAACTGAATCTGCCGGCGCTGGTGGGCGGCGTGCTGGCGCACTACGTCGACAAGCGATCGGTGGCGACCGGAGGGGAACGCGGCCAACTGATGCGCGAGCGCGGCGTGATCATCGCGTCGGGATTCATGGCGGGCGGCGCGCTTGGCGGTGTCATCGGCGCGGCGCTGCGACTGATTCCCTGCGATGGCTGGTACCCGTCGTTCTGGGGCCTGCACGTCTGTTACGCGGAGAGTTTCATCAATTTACCATTCTTCGACTTCGATCCGGTGTCACAACTCGTGTCGGCGGGGATGTTTGCCGCGATCTGTGTCTACCTGTGGTGGGACTCGATCAGGAAGGTCAGCTGACGTCAGTATGAATAACATTGTTCCAGGTGTGCCGCGAACCAGCGTGCAGGCGACGTTTCCGGATGGCAGCATCTTCGAGGCGCCCCCAGGCACGCCCGTCGGAGACATCCTGCGCGTCGCCTATGGATCACCCGAGGTGCCGATGGTGGCCGCCATTGTCAATGGGCGGCTTCGCGAACTCACCTGGCCGTTGTCGCACGACTCGGATGTCACGCCGCTCTCGGCGGGTAGCACCGACGGGGCACGCATCTACCGTCGTTCGATCGTCTTCCTGATGGTCGTGGCGAAGGCCGATGTGTTCCCGGATGCGGACGTCTACATCGAGCATTCGGCCACGACGACCGGCGCGTACTTCTGCGAGACCCTGGGAGGGGCGCCGTTTACGCAGGATGATCTGGCGGCCCTCGAACGCCGGATGCGGGAGATCGTGGCCGAGGACGTGCCGATTACGCGATCGGCCGTACCGGTGGCCGAAGCCATCGAGCTGTTCCGCGGGCGAGGCGAGGGGGATACGGCCCGGCTGCTGGCCCACCGCGCACGGCCGACCATCGAGCTGTACTCGCTGAAGGGACGGCGTG
This window contains:
- a CDS encoding oligopeptide transporter, OPT family: MSTPVAAPETSALPANAYKMLQPGETYQPVVPASSVMAETTWRSVLWGLVFCVIFTLASAYSGLKVGQVMEAAIPISILAIGLARVYRRRSTLLENVIITGIGGTSGAVVAGAIFTLPALYILNLNPHPVQTIFICLAGGCLGLLFLIPLRRYFVREMHGQFPYPEATAITEVLVTGEKGGSQAKLLVQATIIAGVYDFFVTTFQVWKEYIDFRFVPVVKSLADKAKIATSFDAVAFILGLGYVMGLRSSMLLVAGGVLANFVLVPLIWMIGQNFPDGIVSPGTIPIADMTATQIFRGYVRFVGVGAIATAGLFGIIKSLRIVAGSFGIAFKAFRAGKAATEERTDRDLPLMALLLGVVVSALGIAVFFGRLAPSFTVLLVGLAMTLVFSFFFASVAANAIATVARNPVSGMTMLTIIFSSVVLLEFGLSGQTGMFFVMAIAGMVCTALSVSGQMITDLKTGYWLGSTPAAQQRVKLLGVVASALAAGLAIVMLAQGYQFGEAVAGNAKQVLAAPQASIMKALVEGFMSHQPVAYLLFAAGAMIAVTMEMLSVPPLVFALGMYLPLELNLPALVGGVLAHYVDKRSVATGGERGQLMRERGVIIASGFMAGGALGGVIGAALRLIPCDGWYPSFWGLHVCYAESFINLPFFDFDPVSQLVSAGMFAAICVYLWWDSIRKVS